A stretch of the Streptomyces ortus genome encodes the following:
- a CDS encoding AAA family ATPase has protein sequence MGGSVHCEPEVEESESLRSDANIAGPMTDPVPGPRTESIGDDVSRETPPPMDDTPIGRAAQLAVEALGRAGEGLPRPEQTRVMVVANQKGGVGKTTTTVNLAASLALHGGRVLVIDLDPQGNASTALGIDHHAEVPSIYDVLIDSRPLSEVVQPVPDVEGLFCAPATIDLAGAEIELVSLVARESRLERAILAYEQPLDYILIDCPPSLGLLTVNALVAGAEVLIPIQCEYYALEGLGQLLRNVDLVRGHLNPNLHVSTILLTMYDGRTRLASQVADEVRSHFGEEVLRTSIPRSVRISEAPSYGQTVLTYDPGSSGALSYLEAAREIALRGAGVAYDAQHAHMGAHNEQSMVEGIQ, from the coding sequence ATGGGAGGCTCTGTTCATTGCGAGCCTGAAGTCGAGGAGAGTGAATCCTTGCGGTCCGACGCCAACATCGCGGGACCGATGACCGATCCGGTCCCCGGTCCCCGAACCGAGTCGATCGGGGACGATGTTTCACGTGAAACACCGCCCCCGATGGACGACACTCCCATCGGTCGTGCTGCCCAACTTGCTGTGGAGGCTCTAGGTCGAGCCGGCGAGGGCCTGCCACGGCCCGAGCAGACCCGCGTCATGGTGGTCGCCAACCAGAAGGGCGGGGTCGGAAAGACCACGACCACGGTCAACCTTGCTGCCTCTCTCGCGCTGCACGGCGGCCGGGTCCTGGTGATCGATCTGGATCCTCAGGGCAATGCGTCCACCGCGCTGGGTATCGACCATCACGCCGAAGTTCCGTCCATCTACGACGTGCTGATCGACAGCAGGCCACTCTCCGAGGTTGTTCAGCCGGTCCCGGATGTCGAAGGCCTCTTCTGCGCACCCGCCACGATCGATCTCGCCGGTGCGGAGATCGAGCTCGTGTCCCTGGTGGCACGTGAGAGTCGGCTGGAGCGGGCGATCCTGGCGTACGAGCAGCCGCTCGACTACATCCTCATCGACTGCCCGCCCTCCCTGGGACTGCTGACGGTCAATGCGCTCGTCGCGGGCGCCGAGGTCCTCATCCCGATCCAGTGCGAGTACTACGCACTGGAGGGCCTGGGCCAGCTGCTGCGCAACGTCGACCTGGTACGGGGACACCTCAACCCCAACCTGCATGTGTCGACGATCCTGCTCACCATGTACGACGGCAGGACGCGTCTCGCATCCCAGGTCGCCGACGAGGTGCGCAGCCACTTCGGCGAAGAGGTACTGCGCACGAGCATTCCGCGGTCTGTCCGCATCTCCGAAGCCCCCAGCTATGGGCAGACGGTGCTGACCTACGACCCGGGGTCGAGTGGCGCTCTCTCCTATCTTGAGGCGGCGCGCGAGATCGCTCTGCGCGGAGCCGGCGTCGCCTACGACGCGCAACACGCCCACATGGGCGCACACAATGAACAGAGCATGGTGGAGGGGATCCAGTGA